The Lutibacter sp. A64 genome segment ACTCCTTTTGCGGTCCAATACAACGCAATATTTCTAAATTTTATCCAAGAACTAGGTACCGTTTTATCTTTCCAAAATTCAAAATGTGCTTTGTAATCTTCATTCTCAAAACCTTCTGGCAATTCAGCAAAATCTTTTCTTCCATCAGGACTTACACCATAATTTATTTTCACCGTTTCATACCAATCATTTACATCTGGACGTGAAGCTCTAGAGCCATTACCAGTCCATTTAGCTGGATTTTCATCAAATTTACCATTTGCTAACGGATGATTTTCACCTCCTAAAGGCAAATATCCATCTCTCCATTCTGGAACTTGAAAAGCTTCACCTGGATTGTAATAAAAGTTATTGTTTACATCATATTGTTTTGTTGTATCATCACTTGCACCAAATGGTTCAGCACCTTCTGGAGTAGATTTACCCTCATAATTACGAGCCACATGATTAGGAACTATATCAATTAATACTTTCATTCCTTGTTTATGAGTACGCTCAATCAAAGCCTCGAACTCTTCTAATCTATTTTCAACATTTTCTGCTAAATCTGGATTTACATTGTAATAATCTTTAACAGCATACGGAGAGCCTGCTCGCCCTTTTACAATATCTGGATCATCATTTGAAATTCCAAATTCTGTATAATCTCTAATTACATCGTGATGCGGAACACCTGTATACCAAATGTATGTAACTCCTAAATCTTTAATTTCTTGAAGTGCTTTTTCTGTAAAATCGTTAAATTTACCAACACCATTTTCTTCAATGGTTCCCCAAGATTTGTTGGTTGTATTTGTGTTTCCAAATAAACGTGTAAAAACCTGATATACTACCTCTTTATGAGCCTTTTGTTCCTTCATAATTGTCTTTGATTCTTTTTTTTCTTCATTACAAGCCACAAAAATAAGAATTAACGTAGTAATTACACTTAAATATTTTGTTTTCATATTGATACTAATTGTTTTTGGTTATAAATTCCTGCCTGCACTTCGACTCCGCTCAGCAACCACACTTAGTGACTAGACAGGAATGACAAATCAGACTTATTTTTTAATCAAACTAATTGCAAAACCACCTCCTGCTGCAAGTTTTAATGTTTCTTTTGATTGGTTAGTAACCTCAATTTTTCTAATGTTTAAATCGGTTGGATTGTCATTCCAATGTGCATTTTTCCCATCTTCATAAATTGTTGCTTCGTAAATTCCTTTATCTAAAAAACTAAAATCAATTGTCATTTCTCTAGAGTTTTCATCGGTAATTCCACCAACAAACCAATTATCTGAAGTACGTTCTTTACGTGCTATGGTGACAAAATCACCAACTTCACCATTTAATACTTTTGTTTCTTGCCAATCTACACCCACATCTTTAATAAATTGTAACGCTGGATTTCCTTCATAATTTTCAATTAAATCCGCAGCCATTTGCACTGGACTATAAATTACAACATACAATGCCAATTGTTGCGCAATGGTGGTATTAACTTGATTATCCTCTTTCCACTGGTTAAATTTAATATCAAAAATTCCAGGAGTATAATCAATTGGACCAGCTAACATTCTTGTAAAAGCTACTATTGGCAAATGCTCTGGTGGATTTCCACCATCACTAGCCCAAGCATTAAATTCTTGTCCGCGTAAACCTTCTCTAGAAATAGTATTTGGATATGTTCTTCGTAAACCTGTAGCCTTAATTGGCTCATG includes the following:
- a CDS encoding alpha-amylase family glycosyl hydrolase, with protein sequence MKTKYLSVITTLILIFVACNEEKKESKTIMKEQKAHKEVVYQVFTRLFGNTNTTNKSWGTIEENGVGKFNDFTEKALQEIKDLGVTYIWYTGVPHHDVIRDYTEFGISNDDPDIVKGRAGSPYAVKDYYNVNPDLAENVENRLEEFEALIERTHKQGMKVLIDIVPNHVARNYEGKSTPEGAEPFGASDDTTKQYDVNNNFYYNPGEAFQVPEWRDGYLPLGGENHPLANGKFDENPAKWTGNGSRASRPDVNDWYETVKINYGVSPDGRKDFAELPEGFENEDYKAHFEFWKDKTVPSSWIKFRNIALYWTAKGVDGFRYDMAEMVPVEFWSFMNSAIKMVNPDAFLLAEVYNPDMYRSYIHKGKMDYLYDKVALYDTIKNIMQGHGWTDHITGIQDYKADIEHNMLHFLENHDEQRIASPDFAGSAEKGKPAMVVSATISTSPTMIYFGQEVGEPGAENAGFGSPTRTSIFDYVGVPTHQRWMNNSKFDGGSSTLEEKELRDFYKRLLNFTINSEALMGEYAEIHHYNRQNLDNYTRKIFSFVRWNENEKLLIISNFDDLVNYDLDLQIPSEIIKKWSLEDGTYVLEDQLYKTTKTKLIVENGIGTTNIKLDTLNSFIFKLIE